The following is a genomic window from Microcoleus sp. FACHB-672.
TTATTTAGTGAAGGAGCAGATGACGCGCTTAGAGCGGCAATTTCTATGCTCACTAAGCTAGCCGAATATAATCAAGCTCGAATTAATTCAGGTTATATACCGATTCAAATTGGCATTGGCATTAATACCGGATCTTTAATGTTGGGCACCGTTGGAAGTAATTCCCGCATGAATGGAACGGTTATCAGTGATGCCGTTAATTTAGCTTCCCGCATTGAAGGCTTAACAAAAACTTATGGCGTGTCTTTATTAATTTCAGGACAAACTTTTCTAGCGCTTAAAAATCCGTGCGATTATGCGTTTCGGTTGATTGACAAAGTTAAAGTTAAAGGAAAATCGCAGATGATTACAGTTTATGAAATATTTGATGCCGATCCGGCGGACATCAAAGCAGCCAAGCTCGAAACCAAAACAACTTTTGAAAAAGCTTTACTTCTTTACAATTTGGGTCGTTTCTGGGAATCCGCGCAACAGTTTCAAAAGTGCTTAAAAACTTATCCTGAAGATCGGGTTGCTAAAAGTTATTTAGAACGCTGCCGGCAACAGATAGTTGAAGGCTCTAAGCAAATTTGAATAAATCGTTAAAATTTTACAAATGCTTTACAAAAATTAAAAAGACAAAAATTTAAACGTTAAGGGTGACTATTAATAAAAATTTCTGCATTAGCGTCCGGTTTAGAAAGTTAGCAATACAAAAAATAGACGAGCTTTTTGCACATTCACTCAAGAGCAGAGGAGGTAAAAGTATGAAAAATTTGGGAAGTCGGTTAAATAGTATAGAGCCGGCGATTGCGGTTAAGTGGCAAATCCTCATAGAATAGTGAAGAGTTCAAAGAAAGCGATCAGGAAAATTATTTCAAGAAAAAATAATTAAACTATATTATAGCAAAAAAATCGATTGATGAAGTCAGTTTTGGGTGCGGGCGATCTTCTATGTGGAAACAGATTGGAAAGCGAATCGGGCAGTACAAAGAGGCACTGATTGCGGCCCCTTGTGTAGCAGGATTAGTGATTATTGCTAACTCTTTTGGCTGCTTCCAGCTTTTAGAGTGGGCGACGCTTGATAAATTTTTTCGCCTGCGCCCCCGCGAACCCGTCGATCCGCGCATTGTGGTTGTCACCATTGATGAATCAGATATTAAGCGCCTTGGGCAGTGGCCCATGTCTGATGCAGTGCTGGCTAAATTAATCGAAAACTTAAAAAAACAGCAGCCCTTGGCGATTGGCATGGATCTGTATCGAAATCTGCCGGTGCAACCAGGGCATAACGCATTGGTGAAAGTCTACCAGACTACACCCAATCTGATTGCCGTTGAGAAAGTTGTGGGTGAAACGGTAACCCCACCAGTGATTTTAAAGCGACAAAATCAAGTCGCTTTAGCAGATTTAGTCATCGATGCAGATGGCAAAGTGCGGCGGGGCTTGCTATCAGTGAAACCGAATGAAAATGAATCCTCGCAACTAAGCTTGGCGGCACGTTTAGCGCTGATTTATCTGAAGGAAAAGGGCATTGGCTTAGAAATGGCGGATGCCGGAAAGAAGCACTTAAAGTTAGGAAAAGCTTTATTTGTGCCATTAAAAGGCAATGAGGGGGGCTATGCCAAAGCTGATGCCGGCGGTTATCAAATTTTGCTGAACTATCGGGGAACACGAGAGAACTTCGAGACCTTATCCCTAAAAGATGCGTTACAAAACCGAATACAGCCTAATCGTTTGCGAGATCGCATCGTTTTAATTGGCGCGACCGGCCAAAGTTTTAATGACCTTTTTTTTACTCCCTATGGCAATAGTTTTACGGGCAACCCGACTCGCACCCCAGGG
Proteins encoded in this region:
- a CDS encoding CHASE2 domain-containing protein; protein product: MWKQIGKRIGQYKEALIAAPCVAGLVIIANSFGCFQLLEWATLDKFFRLRPREPVDPRIVVVTIDESDIKRLGQWPMSDAVLAKLIENLKKQQPLAIGMDLYRNLPVQPGHNALVKVYQTTPNLIAVEKVVGETVTPPVILKRQNQVALADLVIDADGKVRRGLLSVKPNENESSQLSLAARLALIYLKEKGIGLEMADAGKKHLKLGKALFVPLKGNEGGYAKADAGGYQILLNYRGTRENFETLSLKDALQNRIQPNRLRDRIVLIGATGQSFNDLFFTPYGNSFTGNPTRTPGVFIHANLTSQILSAALEGRRLIRFWPDTVEWLWFVVWSFAGAAGCWGWLQQNALGKKVFPIWNIGAVIGAVASPIGASYLVFLNGWWIPVVAPIVALITSAIVMAGYYNHKLHRLASLDGLTQIANRRYFNEYIEKQWLQSAQEKRELSIILCDVDYFKTYNDTYGHQSGDWCLQQVAKAIGDAVRPTDLIARYGGEEFVVILLDTNAEVAWQVAQKICFQVKALQIAHINSQVSEYVTLSCGLASTIADFEGLPVELIKMADEALYEAKKMGRDRVSRRELKTL